One region of Paenibacillus polymyxa M1 genomic DNA includes:
- a CDS encoding LysM peptidoglycan-binding domain-containing protein: MKIHIVKKGDTLYLLAQKYNVTLEKVIAANPQLADPNQLSIGEKIKIPTDPVTMETQPSTVYQHKVKQGDTLWKLSKAWNVPLKLIIDANSQLKNPNALLVGETVNIPHYKESVSDLSVNKKNTAVKEEMTQPKPESPTKEELTQPKAELTQPKPENMPSPKEEMTQPKETVNPPKLPELKLPEVPMAPVNMAPVNPAPPQLQPIITQPAPPQQMQPIVTQPIAPKPQFPVHIEKQPVTEKFCGCTSSKPMENSSWPLQQPAFDYSPPINAMPNSWYPGIGSPQNWGNAPVNTSFAEHASPTVVADQGYHHDCEHPWCWGPVQTAPIHAHPTPYPAYSDCCCTPGYYPNHEASENTSYPVYPPFIHQGGPQQQPESAVQGSQWGNAWGGPQYSMPASGYVSDFSQPIGQHSANHPYHPFAHGNAPMYPLEGYTTPYMFMPDCGCREGNTESAPASPGTQEVGNNLAIPSQNEVASSSKKDDSARKGKSKDISSSTSKEETSKAKVSSEHDTIKKHKSRKSTGGRSRSSSYSARARQNPWIND; this comes from the coding sequence GTGAAAATACACATCGTCAAAAAAGGTGACACTCTGTACTTACTGGCACAGAAGTATAATGTGACACTAGAGAAAGTTATTGCCGCCAATCCCCAATTGGCAGACCCTAATCAGTTGAGCATCGGCGAGAAAATCAAAATTCCGACAGATCCTGTTACGATGGAAACACAGCCGTCAACGGTCTATCAACACAAAGTTAAGCAAGGTGATACGTTGTGGAAGTTGTCCAAGGCGTGGAATGTACCGCTTAAGTTAATTATTGATGCCAATTCCCAGCTTAAAAACCCGAATGCACTTTTGGTTGGAGAAACAGTTAATATTCCACACTACAAAGAAAGCGTATCTGATCTTTCTGTGAATAAGAAAAATACCGCAGTGAAAGAAGAGATGACACAGCCTAAACCTGAATCCCCAACCAAGGAAGAGCTTACCCAGCCCAAGGCGGAATTAACACAGCCTAAACCGGAGAATATGCCTAGTCCTAAAGAAGAAATGACACAGCCGAAAGAAACAGTGAATCCTCCTAAGCTTCCTGAATTAAAACTGCCTGAAGTTCCTATGGCACCCGTCAATATGGCGCCCGTAAATCCTGCTCCACCTCAATTGCAGCCCATAATTACTCAACCTGCCCCACCTCAACAAATGCAACCTATAGTCACCCAACCGATTGCACCTAAACCGCAGTTTCCAGTTCATATCGAGAAGCAACCCGTAACCGAAAAGTTTTGTGGCTGCACCAGCTCGAAGCCGATGGAGAATTCCTCATGGCCATTACAGCAACCGGCATTTGATTACAGTCCGCCAATAAATGCTATGCCGAACTCGTGGTATCCGGGGATTGGATCTCCTCAGAATTGGGGGAATGCTCCTGTGAATACTTCCTTTGCAGAACATGCCTCTCCTACTGTAGTTGCAGATCAGGGCTATCATCATGACTGTGAGCATCCATGGTGCTGGGGACCTGTGCAGACAGCACCCATACATGCTCATCCCACACCTTATCCTGCCTATTCAGATTGCTGCTGCACCCCCGGATATTATCCGAATCATGAAGCGTCTGAAAATACATCCTATCCTGTCTATCCTCCATTTATCCATCAAGGGGGCCCGCAGCAGCAACCAGAGAGTGCAGTCCAGGGTAGCCAGTGGGGCAACGCATGGGGAGGACCACAATATAGTATGCCTGCAAGTGGATATGTGTCCGATTTTAGCCAACCAATAGGTCAACACTCCGCGAATCACCCATATCATCCGTTCGCACATGGAAATGCACCTATGTATCCATTAGAGGGATATACCACGCCCTATATGTTTATGCCAGACTGTGGGTGCCGGGAAGGAAACACGGAGTCGGCGCCAGCCTCTCCGGGAACGCAAGAGGTAGGTAACAATCTGGCTATTCCATCTCAAAATGAAGTTGCTTCTTCTTCAAAAAAAGACGATAGCGCGCGTAAAGGCAAATCAAAAGATATCTCTAGCAGTACATCCAAAGAAGAAACATCCAAAGCCAAGGTTTCAAGCGAGCATGATACTATTAAGAAGCATAAATCCCGTAAATCGACTGGAGGAAGATCTCGCTCCTCATCCTATAGTGCTCGTGCACGTCAAAATCCATGGATTAATGACTGA
- the ilvE gene encoding branched-chain-amino-acid transaminase, whose protein sequence is MAEQWIYLDGQHVTKENAKVSVYDHGFLYGDGIFEGIRIYNGNIFKCKEHLERLYDSAKSIQLNIPLSPDEMLEAMAETIRLNEMRNGYIRLVVSRGAGNLGLDPLRCAKASVIIIVEQLAIYPEEAYLTGLKTISVSQRRNIPDALNPKIKSLNYLNNILVKIQSNYAGVGEAIMLNSQGYVTEGSADNIFIVKNGVLYTPPCYLGALEGITRNAIIDLCAKLGYSLKEQPFTLHDVYVADEVFFTGTAAEVIAAYEVDGRTIGSGVAGPVTLELLAEFRKIVDQDGYKVWQD, encoded by the coding sequence ATGGCAGAACAATGGATCTATCTGGATGGACAGCATGTGACTAAGGAGAACGCAAAGGTTTCCGTATATGATCATGGTTTCCTGTACGGAGACGGTATATTTGAGGGTATTCGTATTTATAACGGCAATATTTTTAAATGTAAGGAGCATTTAGAGCGGCTGTATGATTCTGCGAAATCTATTCAGTTGAACATTCCGTTGTCTCCTGATGAAATGTTGGAAGCAATGGCTGAAACGATTCGTCTTAACGAAATGCGCAATGGATATATCCGATTGGTTGTATCCCGGGGTGCTGGAAATCTAGGTTTGGATCCCCTTCGTTGTGCAAAGGCGAGTGTCATCATTATTGTCGAGCAGCTCGCCATTTATCCGGAAGAAGCTTATTTGACAGGTCTGAAGACAATTTCTGTCTCTCAACGTCGCAACATCCCGGATGCTTTGAATCCAAAGATAAAATCATTGAACTACCTCAACAATATCCTGGTGAAGATCCAGTCTAATTATGCTGGTGTAGGTGAGGCTATTATGCTCAATTCCCAAGGATATGTGACGGAAGGTTCTGCTGATAACATTTTCATTGTCAAAAATGGAGTGTTATATACACCGCCTTGTTATTTGGGAGCGCTTGAGGGGATTACACGTAATGCTATCATCGATTTGTGTGCCAAGCTTGGATATTCGCTTAAGGAGCAACCTTTTACATTGCATGATGTATATGTGGCGGATGAGGTGTTTTTTACGGGAACCGCTGCAGAAGTGATTGCAGCTTATGAAGTAGATGGTCGTACGATCGGCTCCGGTGTTGCTGGTCCAGTGACTTTAGAGCTCCTGGCCGAGTTCCGGAAGATTGTGGATCAGGATGGCTATAAAGTGTGGCAGGACTAA
- the pheA gene encoding prephenate dehydratase — protein MMRIALLPEGTVSHEAIKYLLGDTPCELLFYKHIADVFQAIDKGQADYSVIPIENTIDGSVSLHMDWLVHEVDIPMQAEWVYPSIQNLIGHRSEFLGDQDKLDLSKVVKIMSHPVALPQCKEFIQTFAPQAELESAGSTAEAVEIVKHNPGKGWTALGTKLAAIKHGLDILASKVTDHDNNFTRFVLIGHQPVRFPRTPEGQRTSILVTPPQDFPGALHQVLSAFAWRRLNLSRIESRPTKKQLGNYYFYIEVLESLHSVLLPAAFAEIEALGCHVRILGSYPSYKYVEAAIEPILKEH, from the coding sequence ATGATGCGAATTGCACTTCTTCCTGAGGGGACTGTTTCTCATGAAGCAATTAAATATTTGTTAGGAGATACACCCTGTGAACTACTGTTTTACAAGCATATAGCAGACGTATTTCAGGCAATAGACAAGGGACAGGCAGACTATAGTGTAATTCCTATAGAAAATACGATTGATGGCTCTGTAAGTTTGCATATGGACTGGCTTGTGCATGAGGTAGACATTCCAATGCAGGCGGAATGGGTATATCCTTCAATTCAAAATCTTATTGGACATCGTAGTGAATTTCTCGGGGATCAGGACAAGCTTGATTTGAGCAAAGTGGTCAAAATTATGTCCCATCCTGTAGCGCTTCCCCAATGTAAAGAATTCATACAAACTTTCGCTCCTCAAGCCGAGCTGGAGAGTGCAGGAAGTACGGCAGAGGCCGTCGAAATTGTTAAACATAACCCAGGTAAAGGTTGGACCGCACTTGGAACCAAGCTTGCGGCTATCAAACACGGATTAGATATTTTGGCCAGCAAAGTGACGGATCATGATAACAATTTCACCCGCTTTGTCTTGATTGGACATCAACCTGTAAGGTTCCCGCGTACGCCTGAAGGCCAGCGAACCAGTATTCTGGTTACGCCGCCGCAGGATTTCCCAGGAGCGCTGCATCAGGTTTTATCCGCATTTGCATGGCGCAGGTTAAATCTGTCTCGTATTGAATCGCGTCCGACCAAAAAGCAATTGGGGAATTATTATTTTTACATTGAAGTTCTGGAATCTCTGCATTCCGTTTTGCTTCCGGCAGCCTTTGCAGAGATCGAGGCTTTGGGGTGCCATGTACGTATTCTTGGCTCTTATCCAAGCTACAAGTATGTTGAAGCAGCAATCGAACCTATTTTGAAGGAACATTAA
- the thrB gene encoding homoserine kinase, with the protein MTVLKTARVRVPASTANLGPGFDTLGMALSLYAWIELKEAEQTAFHLYGDQMNGVPQDKTNLIYKVAQMVFREAGVSVPELEISMYSDIPLTRGLGSSASAIVGALVAANTLIGSPLSDSKLFDMASAIEKHPDNVGASLFGGIITAVWDGKHAKHLRIEPDANLEVMVVIPDFQLSTSKAREVLPTHVSLKDAVYNISHASMLVAALASGRTDLIAEAMRDQLHQPYRAALVPGMTEILQNAYHYGALGVALSGAGPTLLALTDQRENRKAELEQYLTETMNKEGITASVLNLRPEIEGAKVYTEGNTHPFMDMIKGELTI; encoded by the coding sequence ATGACCGTTTTGAAAACAGCAAGAGTGCGCGTGCCTGCGAGTACGGCTAACCTAGGACCTGGCTTTGATACATTGGGCATGGCGTTGTCTCTATACGCATGGATTGAATTAAAAGAGGCCGAGCAGACAGCTTTCCATCTGTACGGGGATCAAATGAATGGCGTTCCCCAAGATAAAACCAATTTGATTTACAAGGTAGCACAAATGGTTTTTCGTGAAGCAGGTGTATCTGTTCCTGAGCTGGAAATTTCGATGTACTCGGATATTCCGCTTACCCGTGGTTTGGGCAGTAGCGCTTCCGCTATTGTAGGTGCCTTGGTGGCTGCTAATACGCTGATTGGCTCGCCCCTGTCGGATTCCAAGCTATTTGATATGGCAAGCGCTATTGAAAAGCATCCGGACAATGTCGGGGCCTCTTTGTTTGGCGGTATTATTACTGCCGTGTGGGATGGCAAACATGCCAAGCACTTACGGATTGAACCGGATGCTAATCTAGAGGTAATGGTAGTTATTCCAGATTTTCAACTGTCCACGTCGAAGGCCAGAGAGGTCCTGCCTACCCATGTATCCTTGAAGGATGCTGTATATAATATTAGCCATGCTTCAATGCTGGTAGCGGCATTGGCATCGGGGCGAACAGATCTAATCGCCGAAGCGATGCGTGATCAGCTTCATCAGCCTTACCGCGCGGCACTTGTACCGGGTATGACAGAGATCCTACAGAATGCGTACCATTATGGTGCATTGGGCGTGGCCCTTAGCGGTGCTGGACCGACATTGCTGGCATTGACGGATCAACGGGAAAATCGTAAAGCGGAGCTTGAACAGTATTTAACGGAGACAATGAACAAAGAAGGGATCACGGCGTCTGTTTTAAATTTGCGCCCGGAGATTGAAGGGGCTAAAGTATATACGGAAGGGAATACACACCCTTTTATGGATATGATTAAAGGGGAACTTACGATATGA
- a CDS encoding homoserine dehydrogenase yields MKPVKVGLLGLGTVGTGVVRIVEGNQEDLSRQVGSPIIIEKIAVKNIDKYRSIEVDTAKLTEDPWEVIRDPEIDVIIEVMGGIDQTKEYILEALERGKHIVTANKDLMALHGSEVLAKAQEKQCDIFYEASVAGGIPIIRTLIEGFSSDRITRIMGIVNGTTNFILTKMSQEGASYEEVLREAQELGYAESDPTSDVEGLDAARKMAILGTLGFRSNVELKDVSVSGISKVTSEDIAFAKKLGYQMKLLGIAERQGDEFTINVQPTMVRKQHPLASVNGVFNAVYVHGEAVGETMFYGAGAGEMPTATSVVADLVAVVKNLKLGVNGLKAIVPYNPKKICNDEDVYFKNFVLLHVDDKAGVLAQITQVFAEFNVSLASVVQQPNETNPDAEIIIVTHLASKASMKKVLEHFETLDVIRRIKSVYRVEG; encoded by the coding sequence ATGAAACCGGTCAAAGTAGGATTGTTAGGCTTAGGGACTGTAGGTACGGGAGTCGTTCGAATCGTTGAGGGCAATCAGGAAGACTTGAGCAGACAAGTAGGTTCACCGATCATCATTGAAAAAATAGCTGTAAAAAACATAGATAAGTATCGTTCCATAGAAGTAGACACCGCCAAACTTACTGAGGACCCGTGGGAAGTCATTCGAGACCCTGAAATTGATGTGATTATCGAAGTCATGGGTGGGATTGATCAGACGAAGGAGTACATTCTAGAAGCGCTAGAGAGAGGCAAACACATTGTGACAGCCAACAAGGACTTAATGGCATTGCACGGTTCTGAAGTATTGGCAAAAGCACAGGAAAAACAATGTGATATTTTTTATGAGGCTAGTGTGGCAGGCGGTATCCCGATCATTCGTACACTCATTGAAGGGTTCTCCTCTGACCGTATTACCCGCATTATGGGGATTGTGAACGGTACAACAAACTTTATTTTAACTAAAATGAGTCAGGAAGGAGCCTCGTACGAGGAGGTTCTTAGGGAAGCTCAAGAACTTGGATACGCAGAATCTGATCCGACCTCAGATGTCGAAGGATTGGATGCGGCGCGCAAGATGGCAATACTGGGAACCCTTGGTTTCCGCTCTAATGTAGAGCTCAAGGATGTAAGCGTGAGCGGTATTTCAAAGGTAACCAGTGAAGATATTGCCTTTGCTAAAAAACTAGGATATCAAATGAAGTTGCTTGGTATTGCAGAACGCCAAGGTGATGAATTTACGATTAATGTTCAGCCGACTATGGTGCGCAAGCAGCATCCATTGGCATCGGTGAACGGGGTATTCAACGCAGTTTATGTACATGGTGAAGCAGTGGGAGAAACCATGTTTTATGGTGCAGGTGCAGGCGAAATGCCAACAGCTACATCAGTAGTGGCTGACCTGGTAGCTGTAGTGAAAAACCTCAAACTTGGCGTAAATGGGCTAAAAGCAATCGTACCCTACAATCCTAAAAAAATTTGCAATGACGAAGACGTGTATTTCAAAAATTTCGTGCTTTTACACGTAGATGATAAAGCAGGGGTATTGGCACAGATTACGCAGGTATTTGCTGAATTCAATGTCAGTTTGGCATCTGTCGTGCAGCAGCCGAATGAGACTAATCCCGATGCTGAGATTATTATCGTGACTCATTTAGCTAGTAAAGCAAGTATGAAAAAGGTTTTGGAGCATTTTGAAACTTTGGACGTGATTCGCCGCATCAAGAGTGTATATCGGGTAGAGGGATAG
- a CDS encoding ACT domain-containing protein: MKERYYLVREDILPEAIVKTIQVKLLLASGDVKTVHDAVEQVGLSRSAFYKYKDGIHLVNQLERERIVNISIDLEHQSGMLSRVLGRVADYGGNVLTIQQSIPLQGRANVVISVEMSRLSDELGVLLEGLESISGVKRVRLIGQG, from the coding sequence TTGAAAGAGCGCTATTACTTGGTACGGGAAGATATTTTGCCTGAAGCTATTGTTAAGACCATACAGGTAAAACTGCTGCTGGCTTCGGGAGATGTTAAAACCGTACATGATGCTGTGGAGCAAGTTGGGCTAAGCCGAAGCGCCTTTTATAAATATAAAGATGGCATACATTTGGTTAACCAGTTGGAGCGTGAGCGAATTGTCAATATCTCTATCGATCTAGAGCATCAATCCGGCATGCTGTCCAGGGTGCTCGGCAGAGTGGCGGATTACGGAGGTAATGTGCTGACGATCCAGCAAAGTATTCCACTGCAAGGTAGAGCCAATGTAGTTATCTCAGTCGAAATGTCCAGGCTTAGTGATGAATTGGGTGTTCTGCTGGAGGGCTTGGAAAGCATTTCTGGAGTCAAGCGGGTCCGCCTGATTGGGCAAGGCTGA
- the obgE gene encoding GTPase ObgE, which produces MFVDKAKIFVKGGDGGDGLIAFRREKYVPNGGPAGGDGGNGGDVIFRVDEGLRTLMDFRYQRHFKAQRGVKGRNKSQHGANAEHMIVRIPPGTVIMDDDTGEVLADMTRHGQQVVVAKGGRGGRGNIRFATPSNPAPELAENGAEGQERYITLELKVMADVGLVGFPSVGKSTLLSVVSSAKPKIGAYHFTTITPNLGVVDVGDQRNFVMADLPGLIEGAHEGTGLGHEFLRHIERTRIIIHVVDMAGSEGRDPFEDWTKINDELKQYNAALAERPQIVAANKMDMPEAEENLAHFKEQIATIRPDLEIMPISSLTRQGVKELLYRAADLLDQIPDEPVVEEVAEVNERKVFKLDTAEDEGFTIVRENDTFVVHSPKIERMMKRMQMNSHDAILKLARTLRHMGVDAELRKRGATDGTSVRIADFEFEFVEGSSYY; this is translated from the coding sequence ATGTTTGTAGATAAAGCGAAGATTTTTGTTAAAGGCGGTGACGGTGGAGACGGATTAATTGCGTTTCGCCGTGAAAAATATGTTCCTAATGGCGGCCCAGCTGGTGGTGACGGAGGGAACGGTGGAGATGTAATTTTTCGTGTAGATGAGGGTTTGCGTACCTTGATGGATTTTCGGTACCAACGGCATTTTAAAGCCCAGCGTGGGGTAAAAGGTCGCAACAAAAGCCAACACGGAGCCAACGCTGAGCACATGATTGTCCGTATACCACCGGGCACAGTTATCATGGATGATGACACAGGTGAAGTACTGGCAGATATGACTCGTCATGGCCAACAGGTCGTTGTAGCTAAAGGAGGACGCGGAGGACGCGGCAATATTCGTTTTGCAACACCGAGTAATCCAGCGCCTGAATTGGCTGAAAACGGTGCGGAGGGGCAAGAACGTTATATTACGCTTGAGTTAAAAGTGATGGCTGACGTAGGCTTGGTCGGATTTCCTAGTGTAGGAAAGTCTACCTTGTTGTCAGTTGTATCTTCTGCAAAACCCAAAATTGGCGCATACCACTTTACAACGATTACCCCAAATCTGGGCGTCGTGGATGTGGGCGATCAGCGGAACTTTGTGATGGCCGATTTGCCTGGTTTGATTGAAGGAGCCCATGAAGGTACTGGACTGGGCCATGAATTCCTGCGGCACATTGAGCGGACGCGAATTATTATCCATGTTGTGGATATGGCCGGCTCTGAAGGACGTGACCCGTTTGAAGACTGGACCAAAATAAACGATGAATTAAAGCAATATAATGCAGCTCTGGCTGAGCGTCCACAAATTGTGGCGGCCAATAAAATGGATATGCCGGAAGCTGAAGAAAATCTTGCTCACTTCAAAGAGCAGATTGCTACGATACGTCCTGACCTTGAAATCATGCCTATTTCCTCTCTGACACGTCAGGGTGTAAAGGAACTGCTCTATCGGGCTGCTGATCTGTTGGATCAAATACCGGACGAGCCGGTTGTTGAGGAAGTAGCAGAAGTCAATGAACGCAAGGTATTTAAGTTGGATACGGCCGAAGACGAGGGCTTTACGATTGTACGTGAAAACGACACATTCGTGGTGCACAGCCCCAAAATTGAGCGCATGATGAAGCGCATGCAGATGAATTCGCATGATGCCATCTTGAAATTAGCAAGAACATTGCGTCATATGGGTGTGGATGCTGAGCTACGCAAACGTGGTGCCACAGATGGTACATCTGTACGCATCGCTGATTTCGAGTTCGAATTCGTAGAAGGCAGCAGCTACTACTAA
- a CDS encoding Spo0B domain-containing protein: protein MFQRKRAPYLALGSILIPLVFSLLYPKALTIIILAVWAVAAACFGMWYTHRQVEHERKAALRSFERTAIATLNHHRHDWMNDLQVLYGYIRMNKHDKSAAYVETIKGRVSEDSKISKLGIPSLVFYLQSFRVNAGNLQLSVQVEEDLKLDAVMSPEDGESLASAVIQTVRAYQYGGGRSSWGEVRRLTLYFGMDQDDVIVRFEGSDIPADLNILKQVRSVLGSERLRTEKLPTGDMLQIRMQCQT, encoded by the coding sequence ATGTTCCAGCGGAAAAGAGCGCCTTATCTGGCGTTGGGTTCCATTCTGATTCCTTTGGTTTTTTCACTGCTCTATCCCAAAGCATTAACGATTATCATACTAGCTGTGTGGGCTGTAGCTGCTGCTTGTTTTGGTATGTGGTATACACATAGACAGGTTGAACATGAGCGGAAAGCTGCTTTGCGTTCTTTTGAGCGTACAGCGATAGCAACGCTTAACCATCATCGGCATGACTGGATGAATGATTTACAGGTGCTTTATGGCTATATTCGTATGAATAAGCATGATAAATCAGCTGCTTATGTGGAAACAATAAAGGGGCGGGTGTCGGAAGACAGTAAAATATCTAAGCTGGGTATTCCCTCGCTGGTGTTTTATTTGCAGTCTTTTCGCGTGAACGCCGGAAATTTACAATTGTCGGTACAGGTTGAGGAGGATTTAAAGTTAGACGCTGTCATGTCTCCCGAAGACGGCGAGTCGCTTGCCTCGGCTGTCATACAAACGGTGCGTGCGTATCAATATGGCGGGGGCCGGTCGTCCTGGGGAGAAGTGCGCAGATTGACACTTTATTTCGGTATGGATCAGGATGATGTTATCGTCCGGTTTGAAGGAAGTGACATACCTGCCGATTTAAATATACTAAAGCAGGTCAGATCCGTACTTGGAAGTGAACGCCTTCGAACAGAGAAGCTCCCTACGGGCGATATGCTTCAAATTCGAATGCAGTGCCAGACATAA
- the rpmA gene encoding 50S ribosomal protein L27 — MLKLTLDLQLFASKKGVGSTKNGRDSRSKRLGVKRADGQAVTGGSILVRQRGTKIHPGTNVGIGKDDTLFAKVDGVVKFERWGRDRKKVSIYPIDVAPVAATVEA, encoded by the coding sequence ATGTTGAAATTGACATTGGATCTTCAGTTATTCGCATCGAAAAAAGGTGTAGGTTCCACAAAAAACGGACGTGACAGCAGATCGAAACGTCTTGGAGTGAAACGTGCTGACGGTCAAGCAGTTACCGGCGGTAGCATCTTGGTTCGTCAACGCGGAACGAAAATTCACCCGGGCACGAACGTGGGCATCGGTAAGGACGACACTCTGTTCGCGAAAGTGGACGGCGTTGTGAAGTTCGAACGTTGGGGCCGTGATCGCAAAAAGGTGAGCATCTACCCGATCGACGTTGCTCCAGTAGCAGCTACTGTAGAAGCTTAA
- a CDS encoding ribosomal-processing cysteine protease Prp has translation MIIVRIIRLEDGSIQGFSVKGHANFAKSGEDIVCAGVSAVTVGTVNSIVALTDVEMETEMENGFLSAYLSPENYHDANAQVQLLLESMVIMLTSIAESYGKYIQIENKQRRR, from the coding sequence TTGATTATCGTGCGTATTATACGGCTGGAGGATGGCAGCATACAGGGGTTTTCTGTTAAAGGTCATGCGAATTTTGCCAAATCTGGCGAGGATATCGTATGTGCTGGTGTTTCAGCGGTAACAGTAGGAACTGTCAATTCGATTGTAGCTCTTACGGACGTTGAAATGGAAACGGAAATGGAAAACGGCTTTTTAAGCGCGTATCTTTCTCCTGAAAATTATCATGATGCGAACGCACAGGTCCAACTGTTGTTGGAGTCCATGGTGATTATGCTGACAAGCATTGCTGAATCATACGGTAAGTATATTCAAATAGAAAATAAACAAAGAAGGAGGTAG
- the rplU gene encoding 50S ribosomal protein L21 has product MYAIIETGGKQYKVQEGDVLFIEKLEANDGETVTFDRVLAVSGDNGLTAGTPLLSGASVTAKVEKHGQGQKVVVYKYKPKKNYHVKQGHRQPYTKVTIEKIQA; this is encoded by the coding sequence ATGTACGCAATTATCGAAACTGGTGGTAAGCAATACAAAGTTCAAGAGGGCGATGTATTGTTCATCGAGAAGTTGGAAGCTAATGATGGTGAAACTGTAACGTTCGATCGTGTTCTGGCAGTGTCCGGCGACAATGGCTTGACAGCAGGTACACCGCTTCTTTCTGGAGCTTCTGTAACAGCTAAAGTTGAGAAGCATGGTCAAGGTCAAAAGGTCGTTGTATACAAATACAAACCTAAAAAGAACTACCATGTGAAGCAAGGTCATCGTCAACCGTACACGAAAGTGACGATTGAAAAAATCCAAGCGTAA
- a CDS encoding Rne/Rng family ribonuclease, which yields MKQMIVQCQQQMTQMALLEEGRLVEYAAELPRKRGILGSFFKARVVNVLPGMQAAFVDIGQRKNAFLYVDDVLHAHLDKQPEVKPSISELLKVGQEIVVQVLKEAVGSKGARVTTHFSLPGRWIVYMPRADYVAVSKKIEREGERARLKAMGEQLRTGEEGVIIRTVSEEMSIEAIENDLNQLRKQWAAIQRKAGEHSAPCELHRDLSIVQRLIRDVFTPEQDELVIDSEEQAKDAEVMLQQIGSAKAHVSIFRSAEETIFKAYGIHEQLERDFARKVWLQGGGYIVIDHTEALTVVDVNTGKFTGGSNLEETVTQTNIEAAEEIARLVRVRDIGGIIIIDFIDMEQEENRREVSSVLEARLKKDRTKSYVVGWTRLGLLEMTRKKVREEKTLV from the coding sequence ATGAAGCAAATGATTGTACAATGCCAACAGCAGATGACCCAAATGGCACTGTTGGAAGAGGGACGATTGGTTGAATATGCGGCTGAACTACCGCGAAAACGGGGAATTCTAGGTTCTTTTTTCAAAGCGAGGGTGGTCAATGTGCTACCAGGAATGCAAGCCGCCTTTGTTGACATTGGACAGCGCAAGAATGCCTTTTTGTATGTGGATGACGTACTTCATGCTCATTTGGACAAGCAGCCAGAGGTAAAGCCGTCCATTTCTGAACTGTTAAAGGTGGGGCAGGAAATCGTAGTACAGGTATTAAAAGAGGCAGTTGGTAGCAAAGGAGCCAGGGTGACCACTCATTTTTCACTTCCGGGCCGCTGGATTGTTTACATGCCCCGTGCTGATTATGTGGCCGTATCCAAGAAGATTGAGCGTGAGGGAGAACGTGCCCGTTTGAAAGCCATGGGAGAGCAACTGCGCACGGGTGAGGAAGGGGTCATCATTCGTACGGTTTCAGAGGAAATGAGTATAGAGGCGATTGAAAATGATCTGAATCAACTACGTAAGCAATGGGCGGCTATTCAGCGCAAAGCGGGTGAACACTCCGCACCGTGTGAATTGCACCGAGATCTGAGTATCGTTCAGCGTTTAATTCGCGATGTGTTTACACCTGAGCAGGATGAACTGGTCATTGACAGTGAGGAGCAAGCAAAGGATGCAGAAGTAATGCTGCAGCAGATTGGTTCTGCGAAAGCTCATGTAAGTATATTTCGCAGTGCAGAAGAAACGATTTTCAAAGCTTATGGCATTCATGAGCAGCTGGAGCGCGATTTTGCACGAAAGGTATGGCTTCAGGGTGGCGGATACATTGTCATTGATCATACGGAGGCATTGACCGTCGTTGATGTGAACACTGGGAAGTTTACGGGCGGCAGTAATCTGGAAGAGACGGTGACCCAGACTAACATTGAAGCAGCAGAAGAGATTGCCCGCCTGGTACGTGTACGTGATATTGGAGGTATTATCATCATTGATTTCATCGATATGGAACAAGAGGAGAATCGTAGGGAAGTATCTTCTGTGCTGGAGGCAAGATTAAAAAAGGACCGGACTAAATCATATGTTGTCGGTTGGACGCGGTTAGGTTTACTGGAAATGACCCGCAAAAAAGTGCGTGAAGAAAAGACTCTCGTGTAG